A part of Oncorhynchus clarkii lewisi isolate Uvic-CL-2024 chromosome 17, UVic_Ocla_1.0, whole genome shotgun sequence genomic DNA contains:
- the LOC139370984 gene encoding HIG1 domain family member 1A, mitochondrial-like isoform X1, with amino-acid sequence MTSEVETESKRSQNIASLSGSFDRSNPLPPAVTMSSNQDMPTYDENESKFMRKAKESPFVPIGMAGCAAVVAFGLWRLKSRGDTKMSVHLIHMRVGAQGFIVGAMTLGVIYSMYKQYLAPTDPGKDSK; translated from the exons ATGACTTCAGAGGTTGAAACAGAGAGCAAACGCAGCCAAAACATTGCTTCTTTATCGGGATCTTTCGACAGATCGAAT CCTCTCCCCCCAGCAGTCACCATGTCCTCCAACCAAGATATGCCAACATATGATGAGAATGAATCTAAATTTATGAGGAAAGCGAAGGAGTCTCCGTTTGTCCCAATAG GCATGGCAGGATGCGCTGCAGTGGTCGCCTTTGGTCTGTGGAGGCTCAAGTCGCGGGGAGACACAAAGATGTCAGTCCACCTCATCCACATGCGTGTTGGAGCTCAAGGCTTTATAGTAGGCGCAATGACATTAG GGGTGATCTACTCTATGTACAAACAATACCTTGCCCCCACGGACCCAGGTAAAGACAGCAAGTGA
- the LOC139370984 gene encoding HIG1 domain family member 1A, mitochondrial-like isoform X2 has protein sequence MSSNQDMPTYDENESKFMRKAKESPFVPIGMAGCAAVVAFGLWRLKSRGDTKMSVHLIHMRVGAQGFIVGAMTLGVIYSMYKQYLAPTDPGKDSK, from the exons ATGTCCTCCAACCAAGATATGCCAACATATGATGAGAATGAATCTAAATTTATGAGGAAAGCGAAGGAGTCTCCGTTTGTCCCAATAG GCATGGCAGGATGCGCTGCAGTGGTCGCCTTTGGTCTGTGGAGGCTCAAGTCGCGGGGAGACACAAAGATGTCAGTCCACCTCATCCACATGCGTGTTGGAGCTCAAGGCTTTATAGTAGGCGCAATGACATTAG GGGTGATCTACTCTATGTACAAACAATACCTTGCCCCCACGGACCCAGGTAAAGACAGCAAGTGA